The genomic region AATATCAATGTGGATAGAAAACAATAGATAGAGGAGTAAATAACCACAATAAAACAGCCACATAGTGTTGAACACAATTTGATAGGTAACTCTCTAAAAATCAATAAACACTCCAAAACATCGTTTTTAAAATCCCACATTATGGtatttacttatatttaaatacatagtgttgattaaattgttttgttttaatgagaGCAAACTTTCAATAATAGTGCAATTAACATAGAAACttgagaaaacatttttttggaaGTTTGATAGTTTGGTTTAATATTCTCTCAGATTTGTCTTTAATTAAGTGTATTTCCTATAAGTTAAAGGTAAAAGCCCTGCAGCTTCACAGGAACATCTGTGTCACCTCAAAAACAAGACTCGGTGTTGGAACACAAtgattaaatgtctttttttaccAAATGACTAATATTTTAGTGTCACTTTGTTCCATAAACACCTGTCAGACAACAGTGGGGAGACattcaatttcatttaaaagaagACATATGAGAGTTACTATAAATAACTAGGGCCAATGAATTTATAGGAAATTTGATGGAAATGCCATAAAATAATAAGTGAAAACATATTTGGGATGAAAACATTGATGATAGCAGTTTCATGTTCTCAATTTCTTTTAAAGGGGAAACAGGGAAACTCAAAGTGGATCTTTCTGTAGAATTTAGATATCAGAACTGAGAAATAGCATAAAGGCATGACTGACTTATCAACTCAAATTAAGATGGaatttaaataaactaaatctTTGAATGtcaaatacatatatttgtaaGAAGAGAATAAATTAAGGGAAAGTTAAGCAAAGAAACTAAATAAGTAACTAAGAAACCAACACTTAATCAAAGACGAAAATGGGTTTGTATTTTTGAATCCATTATTAATGTTTAAGTCATTGACTTTGAAAtgtattaacttgtatttctaCCATGGATGTTTCTACGTACAAAGTCTGTGTGGAAGtttttgtcctgtatttgtTAATAAAGATATCTGACTATAATTACCAATCTGTTATGAATAACACAGATCTTGGAACATTTCATTCATAAGAAGACTAATTTTACTTATTTTCTGGGGAAAGAGCCGGAAGTTGAAAAAGGAGAATGCAACGAAGAGCATAAGTTGTGAAACGTACACACAATGAgactttttctgtttgttgtgttacatGTTGTGTGTAGGAAGCCTCACAGCTCCCTCTGCTGTTGCTGCAACCACTCAACATCAATCTAACTCAAAGGAAAGCCACTCACACCAGAGACGAACCACACGCGTGAAGTCAGTTGTTTGGTCCACTATGGCAAGCCCATTGAGCATTTATTCCATATCCTTGATATCAAATCTAAGTCCCCTCCACTAGTTCAGTCTTTGTCAGCACTAGTTGGACATTTGGTTGCACTAGTTCAGCATCTTACTgaactagttgaacaaaaaaTCGTACTAGTCACTCTTTTTCAGCAACTAGTGGCACTTTTGTTTAACTAGTTACAACAGAAACCTTACTAGTAACACTGGCTTTTTGctgcactagtttactagtgtgcATTTGGGCTCCCACTAGTGAACTAGTGCAGAGAATTGGaggccactagtttactagtgagctgaatccatgtttgactagcttacatgtcagagCTTTTGCAGCTCACTAGTTAGCTAGTAACACTTTCAGCCTTACTAGTTCGGTCCAGAGGGCAACTAGTGCAGCAAAAAGCCCACTAGTAGAGACTTTGGCTCTACTAGTGCGGCACACAGTGTTACTAGTAAGGTTTCTGTTGTAACTAGTTAAACAAAAGTGCCACTAGTTACTGAAAAAGAGTGACTAGTACAATTTTTTGTTTAACTAGTTCAGTAAGATGCTGAACTAGGGCGACCAAATGTCCAACTAGTGCTGACCGAACTAGTGGAGGGGACTGAAATTTGATATCAAGGATATGGAATAAATGCTCAATCGGCTTGCCATAGTATGTCCACAACTTAAACCTGATTTTCAAACTGGCGACTGGACAAGGCGGCCAACTAGCGGAAGGATGGACAAACATTTTAAACCCAAGTTGAGCTAAATGATCCTTGAATGTCCTTTGTGTCTTGAATTGAAATAGCAGTTTGATTTTGGAGGTGATTGGCCACTAAGAGTCAGCAGAGCGACACAATGAGCACACGGGTGATATTTCAACAGCCCTCACATTttcagttctgtgtgtgtggatgatctCCCCTCAGACGAGCAGGAAACAGGCCCCGAGGAGGATCCAGCTCATGTTCTCCACCGTGAGTTACAACTTCTACCCTCCAGCACAACATCTAACATTACTAGAACAACGGCTGACATATTTGTACCTGGATGTGTTGGCATAGAGGGGAAGAGGCGACGTGTTGGGTGATTGTACTACATGTAATACTTTCTCTTGTTTTGTCATGTTTATGCCTGTGAATCATATATTTTGTGTATCTTTCGTATGTACTTatgtatgtgaatgtgtttgtttatgtgggtttgtttgtttatgtgttagTGTATATTTAAGTACGTATATAAGAGGGTAAGAGCAAGGCTGTTCTGTTCTACCCTATTGTAATCTATAATTTTTCCTATTTAAACCATCATATCAGGCAGTGATTGTCAGACCGTGTTGAGATTTTTAAAGAAGACAGATAATCAGTGCAGCAGCGTGTGGAAGGAACTCTGACTTCAACCCTCGAAAGAGAAAACTGAAGGGAAACTAGAGTCACATCATCTTTTGGGTTCCAGGCAGCAGATTAGTCGGAGCTGAGCGAGGTATGAGGATCTCTACTTCCACTGACGGACACATTCTTCCTCATCCCAACTTTGAACCATTTCATGTCCATCAAGTCACATCACGATGATGTGTATGTAGTTTAAGATAGGAGATATGTGCCCAGAGTATCTCGCAGCTCGGCCTCATTTTGACGCTGGAGTTGCATTTTCAGTGCTACACATCATCGGCCCTATCTTGTCTAACAGTTTGTGGGATTTAACtttgaaaatgaaatcataCATAAGGAAATTAGAAAATATGacatgtgtgagtgttgtgtgaATGACGAATATAACACAAggtctgtttttgtctttcagaAAGCCGACAACTGAGCTGACAAACATGGCACACAACAGATACTTCATCGTGTGGCTATTTTTCCTCTGCAGTAAGTACGGTTTTACAGCTCATTTCTCGTctttgtgcaaacacacacttgcacaacaTTCGTGGGGGTCTCACACAGGAAAATCTAAccacaaacacaatgttttgCACATGCAGCGGAAACCTAACAGACAGAGGTGTTGCTGCATGATTTATATTATCAAGTTAAAGctcttgtttgtttcttttccttctctcagATGCGGCTTTGGCGTTTGCAGGTACGTAAACCAAAAGGACAACTCCAAAATTCAGTTTTTATGAATGTTGCAATTTAGactaaaaaaattacaaaaattaacagcaacacaaatgcagagccagacacacaaccacatctGATTAGTTGATATTTCCACGTGCGTCTTCACAGCTTCCTTTCTTCCATCCCACTCTTTTTccccctgtgtgtctgtttctacCAGACGACACTTCATCATGCTACAGGATTGAGCCCTGGACAATAGCGGGCATCGTCTTCGCCGACGTGCTTCTGACCCTCATCCTCGTCACTCTCACGTACCGCTGTGCCAGCATCAGGCGTGAAAAGTTTGAGAACGGTAAGGCAACCGGGCTGAGAGGAGATCTATCAGGTTCTTCTACAGGCctttctcatgtatttttctgttttattttagtgcACATCTGATATTTTCGAAGCATTGATCTGTTTGTTAGTTCTTTTTAAAAATTGAAAGGCTCCTATTTCTGTGGTTTATAATGTCTCTCCGTGATTCTTCTGCATTGTGGTGACAGTACGTCGTGTGTCCCCGTCTTCTCGTCCCTCCACAGCTGACAAAGTCTACATGAATGTACGAGCCAACTGCAAGAAGTGATCGGACAATGTGAAGCACATCGTGAAATTATAAAGAATTTTTCATATactgttttttaaaaacaagttactCAATGCTGTAAAAGATTCAATTGAACAGATTTTACATTAAGAAATAAACACATGTAGGTTGTCTTTTCAAAGTCTATTTTTGAGGTTGGTTCTTTACACACATATTATAAACACAGAAATAAGTCTTTCTTTTTACAGTAATTTGATTTTACCTTAGAAATGCAATGGAgctacatttgtgtttgtttatgtcctaaataacaaaaataaaagtctccacaaccatctgccaaaaaaacagattttatagTAGTTTAATTATAATAGCATAATTCTAATTATTATATGATATTATTAAAGGTTTATCACACTGCTCAGCAGAAGCTTATATGTGTGAAACATGTTCATCAACCttgtgaataaaacacatttgaattctACCAATGTTGTCAAGTAAACCATACAGCAACAGATTTTTAGCagcaaaatgttaaaatacatatatttgtacATAGATATTTTACATAGCTTTGTAAATTGCTAAAACTAAACTGTCTGGTAAGAGTTATGTTGACTGGACTTTTCAAAGTtccatatgtttttttaataatttatgtgAATTTGCGTGCGTGGGTGATTGGTTCGTTTGATTGTTTGCTGGCTTATAAAATTATTCTCAATATTGTTCATTATCAAatcatcatgttttattttagtgaCATTTGAGCCTTGTCAGAAACACAGGAGACCTGATTATATTTGGGGAAGAGTATTGATGTGCATTGAGGATATGCTGTGGTTAAACTTCTGTCTGCCAtttcactcaaatacacacacgcacacacacacacacacacacacacacacacacacacaaacacacacacacacacacacacacacacacacacacacacatacaactcaCATGAAATCACAGCCCTCATAGCTTATTCTTTActataaaaaattatttaaatgataaTCATTAGATTTTATGttcttatctttcatttaaTCTTTCATTTAGCAAGAAAGATTAGTAACGTATGATTATGGTATGACTTATTTCACCTTTTCTTTAAATGTCCAGTATTTACTTCCTTGACTCCCACTCTCTTGTTTTCTTCTATTTAACCAAACCAGTTTGCATTTTATCTTGCTTTATGAAGTgtgacctgttttcattatttacgttttaaatgtttttactggATTAATTCAGAggcccagttttttttatagaaggtcagaggtcaaatgtcctcaactttaaagaaaaaaaaatgttttttgctcAATGAGAATTAAACCagtttaagagatttttcacaACCCTAAAGTTACACTTATACATGGTTTGAAAATTATCTGTGATGTGCTAGTAAATTATGTACTGGCCATTAATAAAGATATTAGGTATTAAAGCACATAGCTTTAACGAGGGATGtctcaatattattattattattattattatcattattattattattattattattattagagctCGTGCACCgaacagtgggaggccctattgagattctaaggattattattatttttatattattattttaggcaaattaattggcttgtTGAGGGCTTTAGCATGCTCAAATCGTTACCaaagtttgcagaaaattagaaagtggtggaAATTTACGCATTCTGGAGTAATCTTAAATGAGgttggcaaaatggctcaacagcgccccctggaacgcAGCCTCAGAGTTCACATTGAcagatcttcacaaaaatcgatataCAGGTGTATCataccaaacaaacaaaaaagtctcaagGAGCATTTAAAAACGCCACAGGAAGCCtgccattttgcatttagtcgccatttttcacattttttgaTTTGACGAACtggtcccagggctttcatcagatcaacttcaattGAGATGCTTTGGGTTAAGGTTGCTATCAAGGAGATGGTCTtggttggggttagggttgtGATTAGGATAAGTTGATGGTACCAATCAATGGGGATGCctgatcgattggtaccatccccgagcttctatgACCTtcggaattattattattattattgttattattattattattatgtcgGATCAGAGAGTTAAATTATTTTCCTTATGTTTTGACTtttgatatacatatgtttttataaatatgggtttatttgattaatttattattaatttgaatttttatcGAAAGTATTTTATGCTGCCAAACTTTACAATATCAACATTAtcattgctgttgttttttaatcattgtttttttaatattatgaaCCAtaactgttttttgttttagggGGAAAAACCACCTTGAAAGTGAGCGTTCATTTCTCTGACAGTCAAGCATCATTACTGGTAAACCTGTGGTTACAGATGGGCTCAGAGACTCAGTAGCAGTGAGTGTGGCTGACCCACCCACCTGCTCTGAAACCACAGGCCATGAGGAAATACTCTGGAGATCCGATCATGTGTGTTTCAGCTCAAACTGAAGAGCATCTGAAGATGACCTCCTTATCTTGGCATCGCTTGGACCAGTTCATTTGAAATATGCCGTTCAAAAAGTTGAAATAGAAGCCCTGAAAATCGAACACATCAAACATGACAGAGTGAcaacatttctgtttgtgtgtggccagAAACCTCacagacaagaaaaaaaaaaacagacgcTTCCTCTCCTGTGGGTGGACGCTGCATCCTCCTCTGAACACAGTCACAGGCTGACAGACCCACACCCCGCTGACAGTTCAGCCTGTGGACAGTTCTTCATCTGTGGGCACTCGCTCCTCCAGTCACACCTTGTTTATGTGCGGGGACACGGCCATCAGAGACAGATCAAGAGGACCATCAGCCTCGGACTCTTTCATTTCCTCCTTAGGCAGAAACCAGCATAAAGAAAatgtctgctgctgtttgtatTGTGGGTTCGTTGTTTGGTGAGTggtgtgttttttatgtgtctTAATGAACGGTAAAGAAGACTAGACACTCTCTTTATTGATGCTTTGAGGTTTTACCATCTCCTTGTCTTTCAGGTTCTGCAATGGGACAACATGGTATGTAGCTTTTGCAAACATTTACTTCCAGTTCGAAGCTTCATCTACTTTTTTGTGTTTCAACCCTTTACGTTTTGACTCTTTCCCAGAATGTGAGTCCTGTTACCTAATAAACATGGGGTCTGTGGTGGCCATTATTGCCTCTGACCTTATCTTGACCATCTTCATCGCTGTCTCCGTGTTCTGCTTCGCGACTtatcacaggaggaggagagaatggGCTTCTCGTGATGGTGAGCACTAGATGCTGGTTTGGGTGGTGGTGATACGGCAGATGGGACATAACCTGACGTGTGAATATTTTTTGACAGGAAGAAGAAACCTACCCTCATCTGTATCAAAGAAAAATGCAGCAGAGGTCACAGAATCTCCCTACCAGGTAAACCGGAACTACAATACTTAATGTGGAAATTGTATTGTTTGAGCATTTTAATGatggtttattttgttgttacATGATGAAATGCTTTTACTGTTTTGTAGGAGTTACATGGAGTCCAGTCAGATGTGTACAGTGAGCTTCAGCACTTTAGGAAATGAAACAGAGGAGAATAAACTCCCAACAAAGACTGTAACTATTTTCAAAAGCTATGAGCACAATATACTACACACTCCCGTGCACAAATCTTAATTTGCCATATACACTTCTGCAGCTTTATAGGTAATAACAGTATTAGATattattttaaaggaaaaagTAAAGTATTtctaatttattcatttgttatgttgtgttttatgtgatgTTAGCTGTATtacattcttgtttttttgtaaatcttGAGCTGTgttgaaatatgtatttgtatttaagaAAACTATCTATTAAACATCCTAAAACCAaggaagtggagaaaaaaaaagcattctTTTCTGtcctattgttttatatttaagagGGTTAGTTACACATTTCCACAATGCAGAACACGTACAAAGACTTGATACAGagataaaaggaaaacaaattcaaGCCTCGGCTGAATAACGAGTTTCCATGAGGCCCAGACAAAATTGTCataatctctttttttcttatatttccagacacgttaaaaaaacaaaaaaaatcatataaaaaCCTAAATTTGGATCAAAAAGTCCCAGGAGCGACTGTATGTGGAAGAATCCTAACTGGCCTCTGTGAGTCAACAGATGGCCGCCCTTGACTCATGATGGGGAAGGGACAGAATCtgaaagaaagacaggaaaaaACTCACAACTGTTGACTCACAAAACAAGATCTGGGATATTATATCAACTTGTAATTAGATGAAGTGGAAATATGAGGAGTTTAAATGTGCATCACAAACCTGTAACAACAAGTTgggttggatggatggaaataTAAGCGGAAAACATGATTCAAACATAGAAAATACTGACCTTCACGTGATCAGGGGGAAGGTTGGATCTTGGCTGGAACAGACAAGTGACCGGGTATTTGTTCTGCCGCTGTTAAATCATGCATGAGAAAGAGAGTCAGTGAAATCTTTCAGGAGATCACACACCATCGGCCTCATCAATCAAACAATGCATTTACAGTATATAGAAATAAAACCTGTTCTTACCTAATGGGTAAGTTTCAGAGCTGATGTATTCCCTGGTTTCTGTGGAAATATTAAGATCAGTTGTTCAGAATTTGATTGCTCTTTACTGatatgtattttgtgtgtgatgtAGTATCTGGTCTTACCATCATAGTCTGTATATGTACTGTTTCCCACTGTAGCCACTCTGCCATTGTTCTGCTCCAAACTGCCGTGGTCTTGCATTACTCTGCTATGGCCTGGGGCCAATGTAACATCCGACCCATTAACTCTTTCTGCCTTTCTTTGGAGATGAGCTCCATCGCTCACTTTGCTTCCACTCAAGCGTCTAACTTGTTTTCCCAAAATATTTCCATCCTGAGTATCCACTGTTGTTGCCTCCTGGCTGTGGAGATCAGTCCGCTCTCTGCCTGCGTGGTCCGGACCCGGTCTTCTGCTCACATCCACCGGGTCCATCCTGTCTTTGTCTGCCCCTGTTTGCCTTGGTGACGGTGTGTTTTTAATCATCACAGCTTGGGGGATCATGATCTCATGGCTCTGGAGGCCTATGACTGAATGTGGGCAGATAGAAACAGCTGCATCAATATCAGACATGATCATCGCTAAAAAAACAAAGCTCAGTTTTAAGATACTGCACCTGTGCCTCCACCTCCATTGTTAACAGATACTCCTGTAATACAAAGGACAATCTTAGGTGCAATAGTGTCAAATTAGATATACTTTTTACATTTATACGTGAAATGAAAATCACACACCTGTAAATCCAATTGGGTCAAAAACCTCTAAGGATTGTGAATTTGACATATctgtgaatgaaaatgaaatcataCCAATGACAAAGACATTCATCCACAATGGTTTTATATCTTAACGTGTGGCCTGTGTATTGGCGGCTCTGGTTATTATTAAATGCGTGGATAACAAACTGCTGCACAGTTCTGGAGAAGCTTGAGCATGTACCTCTGGAGTCTGTATAGAGAGGTCTGCTTGGAGGGTTCCTCTGTGCTGCAGACAGGAGAAAATAGTTGGAGAGAATAGTTTCTGTAGTATTAAATTGTCACGACCAGATACAACcacaagtaattacaacctgaaTATCAAGTTCCACAAGGAAATGCCATGTACGGCATCTGTTCTCTTTTGTAACCTGGGCTTTGAATCCACCATTTCTGTTATAGAGGAACCTCAAGTATTTTTGAGGATCTGGTGAAATGGGTGGTCACTATCTGATATCAAGTCCTTCCGGTTTTAAAACAGCATATGACATCGCTCCATTTTGAATCACAGACCTGTCATTGAAGGTGCTGTCCTTGTGTCGAGTGCACCTGTtgagaaattaataaaatactgaTGAGATGACGGCTCATAGTAGCAATGTAAACATCAAACAATCGGATTTCTTACATCAACGATTGAAAACATTtaatagcattttttttttaaaggacatAGATAATCTAACCATTCAGGAAGCTTAACCCATTTACTCTCTGACCTAGAACAAAAATAATGAGGGGAAGTTTGGCGGCCGCTGTGCTATTTAATGAACATACTTGCACTACAAAAGCTAAGTCAGCTCAAAACCACATTAGATCATTTTTTCTTTACCTTTGATTGGAGATGTTAGCACCATAGTTGTAAATGGCAGAAGAAGGAGGCAAGGCATGAAGCTGAAACGAATGCAATCACAATAACTTcatgttttagtttagttttagtGAGAAATGCATCTTTAAATCTAATGTATGTCATTATAGAGTGTTATGTTTGCAGCTTTCAgagataaaatacatttgaatgtaGTAAATCATTAAAATGACAATTATCTACATGATAAAATATCAATACTTACAGCTTCATTGTCGACTGCATTCTCCAGATGTATCGGGCTGTTTGGCAGCAGCAGCGTTGCTCAGCTTTTAAATACTATCACGATATCCTGCTTTTTACCCTTTAATAGTTCTCGTCCTGGTTAATTATAGATTCTGACATGAATGTTTAAAACTgggatttgtctttgtttaacaGAGTGCGACTTGAAAGCAGAGAAGCACTCATTATCCTGATGTGTTTACAAAGGCCTATTCATTTTTTGAGAAACATCATTTTCTCAACTTTCAAATGCACCAGAAAAAAAgaatcagtgtgtctgtgtattttgtGCTGATTATAGGTGATTGGTTACTTCAGGAAAATGCCCCGGGGCTTTGTGCATGACTGAGGTAGCGTTTTAAAAGAAGCCACAGGCTGTGCATTGTTTTCTGTCACTGTTTCACCATTGTCCATTTAGCCGGTGTTAGCTCAATATATTGTCTGAacaaagagctttttttttttaaacacacaggtCCAGCTGAGCATCAGTGTAGAGAAATGACTCCAGTGTGGTAGAAATATCCTGAAAAGAAGAGTACAACAATTTTAAATGCAGGCTCGTGCGCAATGTGAACTGTGGTTTTTGACGACTGTTATGAGCAGAATCACAGAATGAATTCTAACTGTTGAGTGTTTATATGTGCTGGACAACTACTATTCATATCTAAAGTATGTAGATCTATATATTTTTATGGCTTCTGCTGGGACTGCGGTGGTCTGTGATTTGATCATGATGGTGGCGGCAGATGATCTTGGATTATATTTACAACTGGACTGCTTAGACATTCAAATGTCCCACTACATTTATTCTCACTGGTTTAAACAGACGATATCACATCTCCCCGGCCCTTGTTTCTCTCCATTGGCTCCCTATCcgttttagaattgattttaagattttactgATCTCTTTCAAGAGTTCAAGAGAATGGCTCTGACTTGCTCTCGGGGTCTGGTCCCAAGCTACAGCATAGAAATACTGACCTGTAATGTGCCTGTTTGCAGCCTTGGCTCCTCAAGTTGAGCCCTGCTTGTTGTTTTAAAAGTCCAAAGGTGACCGTGCTCTCTTCATCAGGGCCCCTCGGCCTTTGAATGACCTACCTGAGGAGATACGGCTCTCAGtgacttcttttaaatcacttcttaGACCCAATTTTTATAGACTTGCTTCGATGTGAGGTCGTCCTTCTATcgtcttctgtttgttttcttatcaccttattttattgatttcttGTATCGTCCTTTAACTGCTCCTATGTGATCAAGTTTTCCAAAATAgtcttatatttatttaattgaacACTACTTTGTTTTTGACCACCTCGACATTGTTGTGTGGCTTTCTTGTCATGCTGCATCCTGACGATTCTTGTTTTTGTAAACTCTGCATTTAAAGGTGCTACATAAATCATCTGACAAACATGTATTTTGTACAAATACTACAATCATTGATTCACCTCTCAGTTTATGTAAGACGCTCccttttctcatgaatgttgtgaatattgttgtgttgtttatgtgCTCTACAGCCACTTCTGCCCTTTaaaggatccctcacatgtggctcagtTAAAAGGGGCTTTGTTAGT from Pleuronectes platessa chromosome 10, fPlePla1.1, whole genome shotgun sequence harbors:
- the hcst gene encoding hematopoietic cell signal transducer isoform X2; translation: MAHNRYFIVWLFFLCNAALAFADDTSSCYRIEPWTIAGIVFADVLLTLILVTLTYRCASIRREKFENADKVYMNVRANCKK
- the hcst gene encoding hematopoietic cell signal transducer isoform X1, whose protein sequence is MAHNRYFIVWLFFLCNAALAFADDTSSCYRIEPWTIAGIVFADVLLTLILVTLTYRCASIRREKFENVRRVSPSSRPSTADKVYMNVRANCKK
- the tyrobp gene encoding TYRO protein tyrosine kinase-binding protein — its product is MSAAVCIVGSLFGSAMGQHECESCYLINMGSVVAIIASDLILTIFIAVSVFCFATYHRRRREWASRDGRRNLPSSVSKKNAAEVTESPYQELHGVQSDVYSELQHFRK
- the LOC128449632 gene encoding uncharacterized protein LOC128449632, with amino-acid sequence MQSTMKLFMPCLLLLPFTTMVLTSPIKGALDTRTAPSMTAQRNPPSRPLYTDSRDMSNSQSLEVFDPIGFTGVSVNNGGGGTVIGLQSHEIMIPQAVMIKNTPSPRQTGADKDRMDPVDVSRRPGPDHAGRERTDLHSQEATTVDTQDGNILGKQVRRLSGSKVSDGAHLQRKAERVNGSDVTLAPGHSRVMQDHGSLEQNNGRVATVGNSTYTDYDETREYISSETYPLAAEQIPGHLSVPAKIQPSP